AAGCAAGTCGAGCATGAAATCGAATTCGAGACGCTGGGCACGTAGCACTCATAACCGAAAAATGTGGCAAAACTGTGGCAGAAGCACACGGAGGAGGGCCATTGTGGCTGCTATGGGGGCGTCGGAAGTGACGTCGATATTCCTGTCAATTAATGGCCAAGGAAACACACGCTCACGTACTCGGGAAGTGAGCAAATGAATCATTCATTGAATGAAGCGAATGCTAGAGCCAAGCAGCGCGAAACAGGGTAATCGCTGTAACAGGACAACCGCGCTGTTAGCAGCCCAAGCTAACAGCCTGTTATCGCTGCTGGGTACCGCGCTCTGTTAACATCCGCCTCGCTCTGTTAACATTTGCCTCGCTCTGTTAACATTTGCCTCGCTCTCTCGCTTCTGTGCGCTCttacgatccacacggcgctcaccgTTGCGTGGATCGTAAGCTAGTTTTAGCTGCGATTCCACATACAACACGAATAACCTATTCATATTGGAACCCACCTGCATTTCTTATCACGACGTAATTATGCCGTCCTCTACGTTGGATTATTGCGACCAGATCCGCCCCCTGCAAACAATATGCACTCCACAAAAGCCACAAAAGTCTGCCAGGGAAAATGCTAGAGAATAAACATTGCTTTTGCTTCATTCTGCTTCAGTTTTATGCCAGGCTGTGTCTGTATTTCCAGTAACATTCGTATGACTAGATAATGGAGAACAAAATCGATTTCTCGTCCGCCGAATTACGTATCTATTGCCATAATTAATTGAAACTCAATTATTAAACTCAAACTCGAATAATATTTATCCACGTATCTCTGTCCCAATCTGTGTCTGTCATTTCCCGGGACATGCCATCCCCCCTTACCCCATCGCAAGCCCTTCCAATGCCAGACACGGACACgtggcggggcggggcgggtcGGGTCGATCTCTATTTTTCGGTTGAAATGCTGTCAGCGCAATTTGCCGGGACATCAGAAAGCAATTGTCAAACGGGGACAATCGGCCCGGAAAAACCAGGGAAAAGTGTGCGAGTTGTTGTCTCCGCAGGTGTCCTGCGATTCCAGCAGATACAGAAACagattttaattgaaattacGTGCATCCTGTCCGAAGCACAGACTTAATTCAATCAACTCTGGCAGCTTGCAGCTGGAAAACCCTTTAAAGCGGCACACAGCCGCAATCAGCTCTGGAAAGTGTgaaaaaagggggaaaaaaataaaagaaaagtgCCAGAAAAAAGCCCTAATTGACTTTCTAATAGTTCGGCAAATAGTTTCGTTCGCCCCGAAAGTATGCAACAAAGCTTGTCAGACAATCAAAGTTTGGTGTTGCACAGCCCCACTGCTCCCACACTTGCCACCCGGTCCGCTGGGCCCCGCAAGAATCTTTGCCACACACAAAAATGTTCTTCGCCCTCCACGTTCTTCCTTTTTCCAGCTGCCGGACGACTTGTTTGTTACGGCAAATAGTTTTAATGGGCGGCGGTTTTCCGGCGATGCGAGCCGAGCAGTCAAACTTTTCCCGGCCAAGACAATGCCTAGACTCGGggttggggctggggctggggctggtgATGGGGGGGTGGCTCACTTCAATTTACAGCAATTTGTTATGAAATTCAAAGGGATCTGCGTGGTTTTACTTCCTTTGCAATTTGCAAGGCAATTAAACCTGACGGGCAGGCAAGGCAGGGAAGGCAGAGggcggctgctgctgaagTTTGTTCTACCTTCGTGGGGCACACAACGTTGCGTATGCGCAATGTTCGGCTAGAACGAACTTCGCTCTGAAATAAAAACTGCATAAATAAACACTTTGGCTGGGAAACCcacccgtgcccgtgcccgtgtcCGTGCCCGCGCCCACGTCCTTTTTGCCGTACTTTTTGTGTAATTCCGTGATTGCGCATTTATGGCTTCATTTTCCTCAAACATTTTTATGTTCAATTTGTTGGAACAGGAAACAGGGAAACGGGGAAACAGGGAAACGGGGAAACAGCCTTTGTGGAGGAGCTTCCTTTTGCGGTAATTTGCAGCGTCCTTTGAACCCAAGCGCCCGCTTATCGAACATTTGTCCTGCGGCATTTGGCCATATTTTACTTTAAATGTCCTCTCCATGCAAATGTTGTGCCCCGCCCGTTGCAGCATCCCAGCCGTATATCAACATAGCATTTACCGCTCTGCGAATTAAGGTCACATTTACTTAACACTCGCACAGAGTTCTCCATTCTCTCCACTCCCTCCACTCCCTCCACTCTCTTCATTCTCTTCATTCGCCCCATTCGCAGGGAGCTGCGTCATTCGTTAAataaagcaaacaaaaaccaGACCAGACCAAACGTAACGCAACGCAACGTAACGTAAAAGGGAAATTGCGTAATTTcattaataaaataaaataacacTGCAAAGGAAATGGAGCGCATTTTGGAGCTGGCTGGCCCTCTTAAAGGCCCTCCCGTACATTGTAAATCCGAGCAGAAGAGAGGAGAGAAAGAGGTTCCATTGGTTTATTGCCGCTGGTAATGAGCGCAAATGAACTATTATTCCTCGAGGGAGAGAGTACCCTGCCAGACAGGCCCTCTCTGCTTCCCACAAATTACACATTTACTACTTAGTTCTCCGATTAACTGAGCGACTAACTAGTCCGCCGCTTGCCTGTCATCGATTGCCCAACTCTTCCCATCCCGATGTGGGGTCTGGGGTCCGGGGTCACACCCCGATATCCTTGAGTGCAAAGGCACGAAGCGGAAAGGGAAACAACTATCGAATTCCTGGCAAGACTGGGAACTGAAGTTTCACCAACTTATGAAATATGTGATGGCAAAGTTGGGGCTCCAAATGGAAACAACAATGTAAGTCCGGGGCCCAACCTTAAGGCGGGTTTTAGTAGGCCACCTCTAACCGTGGCTCTCCTTGCGCCCTATCCTTATCCTTcttcctttctctctctctctcttcggtTGTGCGCCTTTTGAGGCTCACGTTTCAGCTGGAAATTGCGAGTAACGAGGAAAATTAAAAAGCAATATACAAACAGCAATCACGCACACACCGACGGACAGCAGAGAAGCGAAGGAGGAAAAGAAAGCCGAAACTCGAATTCAAGAAAGTCTTGCCTGTCcactatgtgtgtgtgggtgtgtgtgtgtgtgtgtgtgggtgtgtccTGGGCCTAAAAGCAGGCACACACGCGTGCGGCCATTAAGTAATTCGGTTTAATGGTcagcgactgcgactgggactcTTCGGTGGTCTTCGGACTACTTGTTGGCTTTTCCAGAACGAAATGAATGTGTGTGGTGTTGACCACACCCAACCGCCCAGAGGCCACTGGCAGGGGTAACCGAACACCCTGCCTAATGAGCCACACAGCGAAAGTGCTCTAATGTTTGTTTGTGGCATTAATTTTGTTTACAAGTCGTTTGTGCACCCACCCCTaggagggggaggaggaggatgagcTGGGGGGAGGCACAACGAACCCGTTCCATTCTCATGCTTATTTGCCATGTGGCAGGGGCAACTGTCACTGGCTGACCATCGAAAGGGGAGCGCCGGCTCCGCTCCATCATTCATAGTCGATTGGCGTTCTGTTTTTATTGCGCCTCGGAATAGACTACAAATATTTGCAGTGCACTCCTCCCCCTACCCTTTCTctggaatcggaatcggaatcgggaatatggaaatggaaatggacaCTTCCTTGGGAAGGACACTTAATTGATTGCTTTTCAGCTGAGCTCGTGGGCGGACTGGGGAGGGGGCCGACTGCGtaattgatatttaattaaaGCGCAGCTCACGAGGAGTGGCCTCCTGCCAgcgagggggtggggggggggggcggtgCACCTCGAAGAAGTGCGGATGGCTACTTGAGAGTGGCTAAGTGGTCGTCGCCATTCCAGAGACACTAATGGCTACTGCGGATCTCTAGTCGATTACTCGAACTTCTTGTATTTCCGAAATCTCAGACAAAAGGAAGAAACacagagtggagtggagtggagtggagtggagtggagtgggtGGACTGCATCGATCCTCAACCCCTGCAGCGCTTGCAGGGTTCTCTTGGCTCGGGAATGGTCCTGGCCACATACGTCTGCGGGTTCTTCTTCTCGGCCACCTCTTCGGCCCACAGTTTGTTGAGATAATCCTCCAGCTTGTCCACCATACTGTCGCCAGGATCCGTGCAGCTTTCGCTGGTGGAACCCTCACTCGAGGCCCCGCCATGGCAGACGTTCGAGGATCCAACGTCGCCGGGGCACACATCCGAGGACCCACTGCAGCTGTCGTGCCTGCAGTCCACGGGACAGTGATGGTTCTCCCAATCCTCGGTGGACGCTGCTGCCGTGCTGCTGTCCTCGTCCCCGTCCTCGTCCTCTGGTGGCATGTCTCCTGCACACGGCGGTCGCTGGgacttgggcttgggcttcgGCTGCGGCTGCTCATCCTCCAGGCGGTACCACTTCACCTTGTACGAGTCCTGGCCGCATTCCCCGTACTGCTCGCCCGTCAGCTGGTCGATGTTGCACTCACAGATGAGGAACGGGCTGTTGCACTTGTCGCAGCGCGGCAGATTCACCTCTGCGTTGCGCACGGGACGTGGCAGCGGCGCCGTTCGGCGGGGCAGCTGGAGGCCGCACAGAATACAGTCCTTGGGCGGATCGCAGTCGTCCTTGAGGGCGAGCTTCCTAAGCACCCGTCTGTCGGGGGGCTTTGGGTCGCCGGGCACCACCTGCTTGGAGCAGCCACGACAGGTGCACAGCGGCACCTGCATCGGGTTGCAGCGGGCACTCATGCGGCTGTAGAGCGCCTCGTAGACCGCGCCGATCTCCCTCTCGTAGAACTTGTGCGCCCAGAAGAAGGCCGGCTGGTAGACTTCGAAGATCTTGGAGGTCTTGTAGGCGGCATGCATCCATGCCCGCTGCTGGCTGTGAATGGCCATGGCATCCCCGAAGGGATTGCTGAGCGACGCCGGCGGCTTCCCGTGGAAGAAGGCCTTGAACGCCCGCTTGACGATCGAGTACGACAGCATGGCCTCCACGCGCTCCATCTGGCACTTGATGCGCAGCGCCTGCAGCACGTCGCTCCGATTGAGACGCGACCCCGGCGCCGCACTCGGGCTGCACTGGGTCCTCAGCTTTTCGTAGTACACGAAGGCCCGCTTGATGATGGACCTCGCCTGGCGGCACTTCGTCGCGTGGATGCCGCAGATCAGCATTATCTGCGCCAGGCTCTTGGCGATGTCCTCCACGTTGTCCTCGAACAGCTGGCGGGGATTCAGCTT
This region of Drosophila miranda strain MSH22 chromosome 2, D.miranda_PacBio2.1, whole genome shotgun sequence genomic DNA includes:
- the LOC108154995 gene encoding uncharacterized protein LOC108154995 translates to MEEEAKKLQAAAGVCCCNCRQKLNPRQLFEDNVEDIAKSLAQIMLICGIHATKCRQARSIIKRAFVYYEKLRTQCSPSAAPGSRLNRSDVLQALRIKCQMERVEAMLSYSIVKRAFKAFFHGKPPASLSNPFGDAMAIHSQQRAWMHAAYKTSKIFEVYQPAFFWAHKFYEREIGAVYEALYSRMSARCNPMQVPLCTCRGCSKQVVPGDPKPPDRRVLRKLALKDDCDPPKDCILCGLQLPRRTAPLPRPVRNAEVNLPRCDKCNSPFLICECNIDQLTGEQYGECGQDSYKVKWYRLEDEQPQPKPKPKSQRPPCAGDMPPEDEDGDEDSSTAAASTEDWENHHCPVDCRHDSCSGSSDVCPGDVGSSNVCHGGASSEGSTSESCTDPGDSMVDKLEDYLNKLWAEEVAEKKNPQTYVARTIPEPREPCKRCRG